One segment of Streptomyces sp. YIM 121038 DNA contains the following:
- a CDS encoding HAMP domain-containing sensor histidine kinase: MGLRTKIGLAIAGTAAVVSVVIGLLVHHRTVEAQYDSARSQAGERLRTAVQDHAAGIDGDRTLIDPPDLPRPLAHAARAGKWGVFLDRSGKVPQLWAASGYRDEIVAVKWPYRWETETVRDLDRVLWAAGGIGTALACVAGLLVATRLGRRLTAKADAAQRIADGDLTARLPLHGKDEITRLAAAVNTMADALAARLRAEREVTANIAHELRTPVAGMVTAAGLLPPGRPAELVREAAGRLRELVDDVIEVARLDAAGEEVRTEVCGLGDVVRRAVGGAVGDAEGVSVRVVRDVEVATDPRRVERIVANFVTNALRHGRVPVVVAVEGGVVSVRDQGGGFPEALLAGGPQRFRTGARETGLGLGLTIARGQAEVLGASVRFANEGGGAVATLDLSAAVRAAPGGG, encoded by the coding sequence ATGGGACTGCGGACGAAGATCGGCCTGGCCATCGCGGGCACGGCGGCCGTCGTGTCCGTGGTGATCGGGCTGCTCGTGCACCACCGCACCGTCGAGGCGCAGTACGACAGCGCGCGCAGCCAGGCCGGGGAGCGGCTGCGGACCGCCGTGCAGGACCACGCGGCCGGGATCGACGGCGACCGCACCCTCATCGACCCGCCCGACCTGCCCAGGCCCCTGGCGCACGCGGCGCGGGCGGGCAAGTGGGGCGTGTTCCTCGACCGGAGCGGGAAGGTGCCGCAGCTCTGGGCGGCCAGCGGGTACCGCGACGAGATCGTCGCCGTGAAGTGGCCGTACCGCTGGGAGACCGAGACGGTACGCGATCTGGACCGGGTGCTGTGGGCCGCGGGCGGCATCGGCACCGCGCTCGCGTGCGTGGCCGGGCTGCTGGTCGCGACGCGCCTGGGGCGCCGGCTCACCGCGAAGGCGGACGCGGCGCAGCGGATCGCGGACGGCGATCTGACGGCCCGCCTGCCGCTGCACGGCAAGGACGAGATCACCCGGCTCGCCGCCGCCGTGAACACCATGGCGGACGCGCTCGCCGCGCGGCTGCGGGCCGAGCGGGAGGTCACCGCGAACATCGCCCACGAGCTGCGGACGCCCGTCGCGGGCATGGTCACGGCGGCGGGGCTGCTGCCGCCGGGGCGCCCCGCCGAGCTCGTACGGGAGGCCGCGGGGCGGCTGCGGGAGCTCGTCGACGACGTGATCGAGGTGGCGCGGCTCGACGCGGCGGGCGAGGAGGTCCGCACGGAGGTGTGCGGGCTCGGGGACGTGGTGCGGCGGGCCGTGGGCGGGGCGGTGGGGGACGCGGAGGGGGTGTCCGTGCGGGTGGTGCGGGACGTGGAGGTGGCGACCGACCCGCGGCGGGTCGAGCGGATCGTGGCGAACTTCGTCACCAACGCGTTGCGGCACGGGCGGGTGCCGGTGGTGGTGGCGGTGGAGGGGGGCGTGGTGTCCGTGCGGGACCAGGGGGGCGGGTTCCCGGAGGCGCTGCTCGCCGGGGGGCCGCAGCGGTTTCGTACGGGGGCGAGGGAGACGGGGCTCGGGCTCGGGCTGACCATCGCGCGGGGGCAGGCGGAGGTCTTGGGCGCCTCGGTGCGCTTCGCCAATGAGGGGGGTGGGGCGGTGGCGACCCTTGACCTCAGTGCCGCTGTGCGGGCCGCCCCGGGCGGGGGGTAG
- a CDS encoding SDR family oxidoreductase, with product MSRVSLEGQVAVVTGAARGVGELLARKLSARGARVALVGLEPEELKRVSGRLHTESDFWYADVTDHGAMARVAAEVKERFGKADVVVANAGVASGGPFMDSDPVAWRRVIEVNLIGSAVTARAFLPVLAESRGYLLQIASLAAMTPAPMMTAYCASKSGVEAYAHALRAEVGYKGVKVGVGYLSWTDTDMVRGADQDDVMRELRQRLPWPSNKTYPLGPAVDRLVAGIERRSAHVYGQWWLRGLQGARPYLPGIIAGVGQREMRRLEPRLGQVSRGLVGAGGTADEAARPH from the coding sequence GTGAGCAGGGTCAGCCTGGAGGGGCAGGTCGCGGTCGTCACCGGGGCGGCGCGGGGGGTCGGTGAACTCCTCGCCCGCAAGCTGTCGGCACGCGGCGCGCGCGTCGCGCTCGTCGGCCTGGAACCGGAGGAGCTGAAGCGGGTCAGCGGGCGGCTGCACACCGAGAGCGACTTCTGGTACGCGGACGTCACCGACCACGGGGCGATGGCGCGGGTGGCCGCGGAGGTCAAGGAGCGCTTCGGCAAGGCCGACGTCGTGGTCGCCAACGCGGGCGTCGCCAGCGGCGGGCCCTTCATGGACTCCGACCCCGTCGCCTGGCGACGGGTCATCGAGGTCAACCTGATCGGCAGCGCGGTGACGGCACGGGCGTTCCTGCCCGTGCTCGCCGAGAGCCGGGGCTATCTGCTGCAGATCGCCTCGCTCGCGGCGATGACTCCCGCGCCGATGATGACCGCGTACTGCGCGTCCAAGTCCGGCGTGGAGGCGTACGCGCACGCGCTGCGGGCCGAGGTCGGGTACAAGGGCGTGAAGGTGGGGGTCGGGTATCTGTCCTGGACGGACACCGACATGGTGCGGGGGGCCGACCAGGACGACGTGATGCGGGAGTTGCGGCAGCGGCTGCCGTGGCCCTCCAACAAGACCTATCCGCTGGGGCCCGCGGTCGACCGGCTCGTGGCGGGCATCGAGCGGCGCTCCGCCCATGTCTACGGGCAGTGGTGGCTGCGGGGGCTGCAGGGGGCGCGGCCCTATCTGCCCGGGATCATCGCGGGGGTCGGGCAGCGCGAGATGCGGCGTCTGGAGCCGCGGCTCGGCCAGGTGTCCAGGGGGCTGGTGGGCGCGGGCGGCACCGCCGACGAGGCCGCCCGCCCGCACTGA
- a CDS encoding NAD(P)H-dependent oxidoreductase, translating into MDEAVRTEAPVLLHLDSSADRSDGSVTRALGAAYARGWLARHPGAEYRYRDLTAEPVPLVGEGYVRLGTRAERQGALPLEKVAALAEGADEEREWAATLPLVTQVRAATTLLVGAPMYNFSVSAALKAWIDRVSFPGAYADPDSGRPLLARTRVVVAAACGGGYGPGTPREGCDFQLPYLRAYFAQLGVAEENLRVVRAELTRAADIPALGRFRELGERSLAGARDAVGELAESF; encoded by the coding sequence ATGGATGAGGCCGTACGGACCGAGGCACCGGTGCTGCTGCACCTGGATTCGAGTGCCGACCGGAGCGACGGTTCGGTGACCCGCGCCCTCGGCGCCGCGTACGCGCGCGGCTGGCTGGCCCGGCACCCGGGCGCGGAGTACCGGTACCGGGACCTGACCGCGGAGCCCGTACCGCTCGTCGGCGAGGGGTACGTCCGGCTCGGGACACGGGCGGAGCGGCAGGGCGCGCTGCCCCTGGAGAAGGTGGCCGCGCTGGCCGAGGGGGCCGACGAGGAGCGGGAGTGGGCGGCGACGCTGCCGCTGGTCACCCAGGTGCGGGCGGCCACGACGCTGCTCGTCGGGGCTCCCATGTACAACTTCTCCGTCTCCGCCGCCCTGAAGGCCTGGATCGACCGGGTCTCCTTCCCCGGCGCGTACGCCGACCCGGACAGCGGGCGGCCGCTGCTCGCCCGGACCCGGGTGGTGGTGGCCGCCGCGTGCGGGGGCGGCTACGGTCCCGGCACCCCGCGCGAGGGGTGCGACTTCCAGCTGCCGTATCTGCGGGCGTACTTCGCGCAGCTCGGGGTGGCCGAGGAGAACCTGCGCGTGGTGCGGGCCGAGCTGACGCGGGCCGCGGACATTCCGGCGCTGGGGCGGTTCCGCGAGCTCGGGGAGCGGTCGCTCGCCGGGGCCCGCGACGCGGTGGGGGAGCTGGCGGAGTCGTTCTAG
- a CDS encoding NAD(P)/FAD-dependent oxidoreductase yields the protein MAERKRVRDKAQEHVRVAVIGSGFGGLGAAVRLRREGVTDFVVLERAGAVGGTWRDNSYPGCACDVPSHLYSFSFAPNPDWPRTFSGQEHIWDYLERVADTFRLRPHIRLDTEVRGARWNGERLLWELETSQGHLTADVVVSATGPLSDPKTPDIPGLDTFPGKVFHSARWDHDYDLRGKRVAMIGTGASAIQIVPEIQRDVRRLTLFQRTPPWVMPRADRDITGAERWLHRQLPFTTQLRRGLLWGIRELQVQAFTKRPNELGLVESIAKRNMARAIKDPELRAKLTPTYRIGCKRILLSNSYYPALAQPHVDVVASGLAEVRGSTAVAADGTEAEVDAIVFGTGFHVTDMPIADRVVGDDGRTLMETWKDGMKALRGATAAGFPNFLTVIGPNTGLGNSSMILMIESQLNYLADYLRQLDVLGGRAALAARPSAVNAWNRRVQERMKRTVWNTGGCTSWYLDANGVNTTVWPGTTTEFRAATRGVDLNEYEVLRPPAPVPAARGGHAVEVSA from the coding sequence ATGGCCGAGCGCAAGCGGGTACGCGACAAGGCGCAGGAGCACGTCCGGGTGGCGGTGATCGGATCCGGGTTCGGCGGCCTCGGGGCTGCCGTGCGCCTGCGCCGCGAGGGCGTCACCGACTTCGTCGTCCTGGAGCGCGCGGGCGCGGTCGGCGGCACCTGGCGCGACAACAGCTATCCGGGCTGCGCCTGCGACGTGCCGTCCCATCTGTACTCGTTCTCCTTCGCGCCCAACCCCGACTGGCCGCGCACCTTCTCCGGCCAGGAGCACATCTGGGACTACCTGGAACGGGTCGCCGACACCTTCCGGCTGCGGCCGCACATCCGCCTCGACACCGAGGTCCGCGGGGCGCGCTGGAACGGCGAGCGGCTGCTGTGGGAGCTGGAGACCAGCCAGGGGCACCTCACCGCCGACGTCGTGGTCTCCGCCACCGGGCCGCTGTCCGACCCGAAGACGCCCGACATCCCGGGCCTCGACACCTTCCCCGGCAAGGTCTTCCACTCCGCCCGCTGGGACCACGACTACGACCTGCGCGGCAAGCGCGTAGCGATGATCGGCACCGGGGCGTCCGCGATCCAGATCGTGCCGGAGATCCAGCGCGACGTACGCCGCCTCACGCTCTTCCAGCGCACGCCGCCGTGGGTCATGCCGCGCGCGGACCGGGACATCACCGGGGCCGAGCGCTGGCTGCACCGGCAGCTGCCGTTCACCACGCAGCTGCGGCGCGGCCTGCTGTGGGGCATCCGCGAGCTCCAGGTGCAGGCGTTCACCAAGCGGCCGAACGAGCTGGGCCTGGTCGAGAGCATCGCCAAGCGGAACATGGCACGCGCCATCAAGGACCCGGAGCTGCGCGCCAAGCTGACCCCGACGTACCGCATCGGCTGCAAGCGGATCCTGCTGTCCAACAGCTACTACCCGGCGCTCGCGCAGCCGCACGTGGACGTGGTCGCGAGCGGCCTCGCGGAGGTGCGCGGCTCCACGGCCGTGGCCGCCGACGGCACCGAGGCCGAGGTCGACGCGATCGTCTTCGGCACCGGCTTCCACGTCACGGACATGCCGATCGCCGACCGCGTGGTGGGCGACGACGGCAGGACGCTCATGGAGACCTGGAAGGACGGCATGAAGGCCCTGCGCGGCGCGACCGCGGCGGGCTTCCCCAACTTCCTCACCGTCATCGGCCCGAACACGGGCCTGGGCAACTCCTCCATGATCCTCATGATCGAGTCCCAGCTGAACTACCTGGCCGACTATCTGCGGCAGTTGGACGTCCTCGGCGGCCGGGCCGCCCTCGCCGCCCGGCCGAGCGCCGTCAACGCGTGGAACCGCCGCGTCCAGGAGCGCATGAAGCGCACCGTGTGGAACACCGGCGGCTGCACCAGCTGGTACCTGGACGCCAACGGCGTCAACACGACGGTCTGGCCCGGCACCACGACGGAGTTCCGCGCGGCGACGCGCGGTGTGGACCTGAACGAGTACGAGGTGCTGCGGCCCCCGGCCCCGGTCCCCGCCGCCCGGGGCGGCCACGCGGTGGAGGTCTCCGCGTGA
- a CDS encoding DUF6528 family protein, whose amino-acid sequence MAAGLSRRSFLIGAGAAGALGAAPAAAGAAPRGVPAGTPPVLVTEQASKRLLVLDPRRREWDPAADPSVVRWQFSPLGDPRYADLRPEESWVYPCEARPRRLRGRTLVLTTASFGFVAAVEHPSGRRYWGTAIGPGDDLFNPHSAELLPDGNVAVACSTGALVRLYAASCGPGATRYAQASLKGAHGLHWDRARRVLWAVGDDELVTYEVGGEPARPALTRTSATPLPVAVPGRTAGGHDLFPVAGRPGRLWVTTNAAVFQYEKRTGAFVRDYAGHELIDREKVKAVGNDPRTGQVLSTVPEGGLGETWWTTRVGVHRPSGSYHLVNGGIYKARWWLPS is encoded by the coding sequence ATGGCTGCTGGTCTTTCCAGACGGAGTTTTCTGATCGGGGCGGGCGCCGCGGGCGCGCTGGGCGCGGCCCCCGCCGCGGCCGGGGCCGCGCCGCGCGGGGTGCCCGCGGGCACCCCGCCCGTGCTCGTCACCGAACAGGCGAGCAAGCGCCTGCTCGTCCTCGACCCGAGGCGGCGGGAGTGGGACCCGGCCGCCGATCCGTCCGTCGTGCGCTGGCAGTTCTCGCCGCTCGGCGACCCGCGCTACGCGGACCTGCGGCCCGAGGAGAGCTGGGTCTACCCGTGCGAGGCGAGGCCGCGGCGGCTGCGGGGCCGCACGCTGGTCCTGACGACGGCGTCCTTCGGGTTCGTGGCCGCCGTGGAGCACCCGTCGGGCCGCCGCTACTGGGGGACCGCGATCGGCCCCGGCGACGACCTGTTCAACCCGCACTCCGCCGAGCTGCTGCCCGACGGCAACGTGGCGGTCGCGTGCAGCACCGGCGCGCTGGTGCGCCTGTACGCCGCCTCGTGCGGCCCCGGCGCCACGCGGTACGCGCAGGCGAGCCTCAAGGGCGCGCACGGGCTGCACTGGGACCGGGCGCGGCGCGTCCTGTGGGCGGTCGGCGACGACGAGCTGGTGACGTACGAGGTCGGCGGGGAGCCCGCGCGGCCCGCGCTCACCCGGACCTCCGCCACGCCGCTGCCGGTGGCCGTGCCGGGGCGGACGGCGGGCGGCCACGACCTGTTCCCGGTGGCGGGGCGGCCGGGGCGGCTCTGGGTGACGACCAACGCGGCGGTCTTCCAGTACGAGAAGCGGACGGGGGCCTTCGTACGCGACTACGCGGGCCACGAGCTGATCGACCGGGAGAAGGTGAAGGCGGTCGGCAACGACCCGCGCACCGGGCAGGTGCTCAGCACCGTGCCGGAGGGCGGCCTGGGGGAGACCTGGTGGACGACGCGGGTCGGCGTGCACCGGCCGAGCGGCAGCTATCACCTGGTCAACGGGGGCATCTACAAGGCGCGTTGGTGGCTGCCGAGCTGA
- a CDS encoding GNAT family N-acetyltransferase, with protein MDIRRVAFDHPDAVKLNDRVQGEYAERYGDEGDVTPLDPTMFRPPRGLYLIAYDAADVPVATGGWRVMDANGEGYADGDAEIKRMYVVPEARGLGLARRILAALEEDARAAGRARMVLETGTKQPEAIALYASSGYALCERFGYYRFHDLSRCYAKPLR; from the coding sequence ATGGACATACGCCGGGTCGCCTTCGACCACCCCGACGCCGTGAAGCTCAACGACCGTGTCCAGGGCGAGTACGCCGAGCGCTACGGGGACGAGGGCGACGTCACGCCGCTGGACCCGACGATGTTCCGGCCGCCGCGCGGCCTCTACCTCATCGCGTACGACGCCGCGGACGTGCCCGTGGCGACGGGCGGCTGGCGCGTGATGGACGCGAACGGCGAGGGGTACGCGGACGGCGACGCCGAGATCAAGCGCATGTACGTCGTCCCCGAGGCGCGGGGCCTCGGGCTCGCCCGGCGGATCCTGGCCGCCCTGGAGGAGGACGCCCGTGCGGCGGGGCGGGCCCGCATGGTCCTCGAAACCGGCACCAAGCAGCCCGAGGCCATCGCCCTCTACGCCTCCAGCGGCTACGCCCTCTGCGAGCGCTTCGGCTACTACCGCTTCCACGACCTGAGCCGCTGCTACGCCAAGCCCTTGCGCTGA
- a CDS encoding exodeoxyribonuclease III — translation MLTVTSVNVNGLRAAAKKGFVEWLDGTGADVLCLQEVRAEPHQLPDEVRAPEGWHVTHAPAAAKGRAGVSLYSRREPERVRVGFGSAEFDGSGRYVEADLPGVTVASLYLPSGEVGTERQDEKIRFMGEFLAYLKDLKARAAADGREVLVCGDWNIAHQEADLKNWRGNKKNSGFLPEERAWMSEVFAEFGDVMRVLHPDVEGPYSWWSYRGRAFDNDSGWRIDYHVATPGLVGRAVKGFVERAATHDERWSDHAPVTVVYE, via the coding sequence ATGCTCACTGTGACCAGCGTGAATGTGAACGGGCTGCGGGCCGCCGCCAAGAAGGGGTTCGTGGAGTGGCTCGACGGCACCGGCGCCGACGTGCTGTGCCTCCAGGAGGTGCGCGCCGAGCCGCACCAGCTGCCGGACGAGGTGCGCGCGCCCGAGGGCTGGCACGTGACGCACGCCCCGGCCGCGGCGAAGGGCCGCGCGGGCGTCTCGCTGTACTCGCGGCGGGAGCCGGAGCGCGTGCGGGTCGGCTTCGGGTCCGCCGAGTTCGACGGGAGCGGGCGCTATGTGGAGGCGGACCTGCCGGGCGTCACGGTCGCGAGCCTGTATCTGCCCTCGGGCGAGGTCGGCACCGAGCGGCAGGACGAGAAGATCCGGTTCATGGGGGAGTTCCTCGCGTATCTGAAGGACCTGAAGGCGCGGGCCGCCGCCGACGGCCGCGAGGTCCTCGTCTGCGGCGACTGGAACATCGCCCACCAGGAGGCGGACCTCAAGAACTGGCGCGGCAACAAGAAGAACTCCGGCTTCCTGCCGGAGGAGCGCGCCTGGATGTCGGAGGTGTTCGCCGAGTTCGGCGACGTCATGCGCGTCCTGCACCCGGACGTCGAGGGCCCGTACTCGTGGTGGTCCTACCGGGGCCGCGCCTTCGACAACGACTCGGGGTGGCGCATCGACTACCACGTCGCGACGCCCGGCCTCGTGGGCCGCGCGGTCAAGGGCTTCGTCGAGCGGGCCGCGACGCACGACGAGCGCTGGTCGGACCACGCCCCGGTGACCGTCGTCTACGAGTAG
- a CDS encoding sigma-70 family RNA polymerase sigma factor, producing the protein MDERHEADGLADLFETHRGRLRAVAYRMLGSATEADDAVQETWLRLGRTDVTGVENLPGWLTTVVSRVCLDMLRTRASRREAFLSDEGALDRVPGRTTPTPEEEAVLVESVGRALLVVLDTLGPAERVAFVLHDTFAVPFDRIAPIVERSTVATKKLASRARHKVRGTPALPGAELARHRDVVEAFLSAARGGDLTALLAVLAPDVVRRAEAAALPARTPPEIRGADAVARETVVLARNARFAAPALVNGRPGLVVAPHGRLRLALTVTVESGRVTAYEVIATPSRLRALDLALLPD; encoded by the coding sequence ATGGACGAGCGGCACGAGGCGGACGGCCTCGCGGACCTCTTCGAGACGCACCGCGGCCGCCTGCGGGCCGTCGCGTACCGCATGCTCGGCTCCGCCACCGAGGCCGACGACGCCGTGCAGGAGACCTGGCTGCGGCTCGGCCGCACCGACGTCACGGGCGTCGAGAACCTGCCGGGCTGGCTGACCACGGTCGTCTCCCGCGTCTGCCTCGACATGCTGCGCACGCGCGCGTCGCGCCGCGAGGCCTTCCTGTCCGACGAAGGCGCCCTCGACCGCGTCCCCGGCCGCACCACGCCGACCCCCGAGGAAGAGGCCGTCCTGGTCGAGTCCGTGGGGCGCGCCCTGCTCGTGGTCCTGGACACGCTCGGCCCCGCCGAACGGGTCGCGTTCGTGCTGCACGACACCTTCGCGGTGCCCTTCGACCGGATCGCCCCCATCGTGGAGCGCTCCACCGTCGCCACGAAGAAGCTGGCGAGCCGCGCCCGCCACAAGGTCCGCGGCACCCCCGCCCTGCCCGGCGCGGAGCTGGCCCGGCACCGGGACGTCGTGGAGGCCTTCCTCAGCGCGGCCCGCGGCGGCGACCTCACCGCCCTGCTCGCGGTCCTGGCCCCCGACGTCGTCCGCCGCGCCGAGGCCGCGGCGCTGCCCGCGCGCACGCCGCCGGAGATCCGCGGCGCCGACGCCGTCGCCCGCGAGACGGTGGTGCTCGCCCGCAACGCCCGGTTCGCCGCCCCGGCCCTGGTCAACGGCCGCCCCGGCCTGGTCGTGGCCCCCCACGGCCGGCTGCGCCTGGCCCTGACCGTCACCGTCGAGTCCGGCCGCGTCACGGCGTACGAGGTGATCGCCACCCCGTCCCGCCTGCGCGCGCTCGACCTCGCGCTCCTGCCGGACTGA
- a CDS encoding quinone oxidoreductase, with the protein MRAIQVSEVGGPEVLRLVDMDQPTPGPGQAVVEVAASGVNFLDVYHRQGRYTLPLPFTPGTEGAGTVLEVGPGVTHVAVGDRVGWVEIPGTYAERAVVDSSRLVPLPDGVGFEAAAAVLLQGMTAHYLVKDAYPVQPGDTVLVHAAAGGMGLVLTQLITHLGGRVIGTTSTPEKAQLARRAGAAEVILYSAVDDLAAEVKRLHGGQGLPVVFDGVGRDTFDASLASLRPRGHLVLFGAASGAVPPFDPMRLAQGGSLTLIRPSLGHFIADRSELLRRAADVLELVRTKALETTVTARYPLAEAARAHRDLEARRTTGKLLVIP; encoded by the coding sequence ATGCGAGCGATTCAGGTTTCCGAAGTGGGCGGTCCCGAGGTGCTGCGCCTGGTCGACATGGATCAACCGACGCCGGGCCCGGGCCAGGCGGTCGTGGAGGTCGCCGCGTCCGGCGTCAACTTCCTCGACGTGTACCACCGCCAGGGCCGGTACACCCTCCCGCTGCCCTTCACCCCGGGCACTGAGGGCGCGGGCACGGTCCTCGAGGTCGGACCCGGCGTCACCCACGTCGCTGTGGGAGACCGGGTCGGCTGGGTGGAGATTCCCGGCACCTATGCCGAGCGGGCCGTCGTGGACTCCTCCCGGCTCGTGCCCCTGCCCGACGGCGTCGGCTTCGAGGCCGCCGCCGCCGTGCTGCTGCAGGGCATGACGGCGCACTACCTCGTCAAGGACGCCTATCCGGTCCAGCCGGGCGACACGGTGCTCGTGCACGCTGCCGCCGGTGGCATGGGGCTTGTGCTGACCCAGCTCATCACCCATCTCGGCGGCCGAGTGATCGGCACGACCTCGACACCGGAGAAGGCCCAGCTGGCGCGGCGCGCCGGGGCCGCCGAGGTGATCCTCTACTCCGCGGTGGACGATCTCGCGGCCGAGGTGAAGCGGCTCCACGGCGGCCAGGGCCTGCCCGTCGTCTTCGACGGCGTCGGCAGGGACACCTTCGATGCGAGCCTCGCCAGCCTGCGACCCCGCGGCCACCTGGTGCTCTTCGGCGCCGCGAGTGGTGCGGTGCCGCCCTTCGACCCCATGCGGCTCGCCCAGGGCGGTTCGCTGACCCTGATCCGGCCGAGCCTCGGGCACTTCATCGCCGACCGGTCCGAGCTGCTCCGACGCGCCGCCGACGTCCTTGAATTGGTGCGCACCAAGGCGCTCGAGACCACCGTGACGGCCCGCTACCCGCTCGCCGAGGCCGCCCGGGCTCACCGCGATCTGGAGGCTCGGCGTACCACCGGCAAGCTACTCGTCATCCCCTAG
- a CDS encoding MerR family transcriptional regulator: MDELAAAAGITVRTVRFYRERGLIPPPRREGRIAWYDDHHLARLRTIAALLERGHTLQGIAELAEAFEKGRDVAELLGIDGPSEETPVRLTPEELADRFAGQVTPENLAAAMEFGYLGTDGDDIVHVSNRLLDASAALVRKGIPLASVMEAGRRIREHADALAELFVAFTVEHAAEHPEVTADELRPLAKSVVEAELSLALDRRLNRP, from the coding sequence ATGGACGAACTCGCCGCGGCGGCCGGGATCACCGTGCGCACCGTGCGCTTCTACCGCGAGCGCGGCCTCATCCCGCCCCCGCGCCGCGAGGGCCGCATCGCCTGGTACGACGACCACCACCTGGCCCGCCTGCGCACCATCGCCGCCCTCCTTGAGCGCGGCCACACCCTCCAGGGCATCGCCGAGCTGGCCGAGGCCTTCGAGAAGGGCCGCGACGTGGCCGAACTCCTCGGCATCGACGGCCCGTCGGAGGAGACCCCGGTCCGCCTCACCCCCGAGGAGCTGGCCGACCGCTTCGCGGGCCAGGTCACCCCGGAGAACCTGGCGGCCGCGATGGAGTTCGGCTATCTGGGCACCGACGGCGACGACATCGTGCACGTCAGCAACCGCCTGCTCGACGCCTCGGCCGCCCTGGTGCGCAAGGGCATCCCGCTGGCGTCCGTCATGGAGGCGGGCCGGCGCATCCGCGAACACGCCGACGCGCTGGCCGAGTTGTTCGTCGCGTTCACCGTCGAGCACGCCGCCGAGCACCCGGAGGTCACCGCGGACGAGCTGCGCCCGCTCGCCAAGAGCGTGGTGGAGGCGGAGCTCTCCCTGGCCCTCGACCGGCGCCTGAACCGGCCCTGA
- a CDS encoding alpha/beta hydrolase, which yields MRGRGHVLAGPFAPPVPARELSAVSADGTRLHVEAHGPDGAPAVVLVHGWTCSTAFWAAQLRALSATRRVIAYDQRGHGRSGVPVEAAGYSTRALADDLEAVLAATLAPGERAVLVGHSMGGMTLMAAAARPAVRAHAAAALLCSTGSSRLVAESTVLPLRAGAARTLLTRRVLAARAPLGPVTPLARRLLKYATMGPGSAPERVEACARIVHACPRVPRYRWAHVLDGLGLDAGLADLTVPTAVLAGTADRLTPLVHARRLAAALPHCTGLTELVGIGHMTPVEAPEAVTRAVADLADTYLDGTSARLKEGA from the coding sequence GTGAGGGGCCGGGGGCACGTCCTGGCCGGTCCGTTCGCGCCGCCCGTACCCGCGCGCGAGCTGAGCGCCGTGTCGGCCGACGGCACCCGGCTGCACGTCGAGGCGCACGGGCCCGACGGCGCGCCCGCCGTGGTCCTCGTCCACGGCTGGACCTGCTCGACCGCGTTCTGGGCCGCGCAGCTCCGCGCCCTGTCGGCCACGCGCCGCGTCATCGCGTACGACCAGCGCGGGCACGGACGCAGCGGAGTGCCGGTGGAGGCCGCCGGATACAGCACGCGGGCGCTCGCCGACGACTTGGAGGCCGTGCTCGCCGCGACGCTGGCGCCCGGCGAGCGGGCGGTGCTCGTCGGGCACTCCATGGGCGGCATGACGCTGATGGCGGCGGCCGCGCGGCCAGCGGTGCGCGCGCACGCGGCGGCGGCGCTGCTGTGCAGCACGGGCAGCTCGCGCCTGGTCGCGGAGTCGACGGTGCTGCCGCTGCGGGCGGGCGCGGCACGGACCCTGCTCACCCGGCGGGTGCTCGCCGCGCGGGCGCCGCTGGGCCCGGTCACACCGCTCGCCCGCAGGCTGCTCAAGTACGCGACGATGGGCCCCGGTTCGGCCCCCGAGCGGGTCGAGGCGTGCGCGCGGATCGTGCACGCGTGCCCGCGCGTGCCGCGGTACCGCTGGGCGCACGTGCTCGACGGGCTCGGGCTCGACGCCGGGCTCGCCGACCTGACGGTGCCCACGGCCGTGCTCGCCGGGACCGCGGACCGGCTGACACCCCTCGTCCACGCGCGGCGGCTCGCGGCGGCACTGCCGCACTGCACCGGCCTGACCGAGCTGGTCGGGATCGGGCACATGACACCGGTGGAGGCACCGGAGGCGGTGACGCGGGCCGTCGCGGACCTCGCCGACACCTACCTGGACGGAACGTCCGCACGACTGAAGGAGGGCGCGTGA